The following are from one region of the Capsicum annuum cultivar UCD-10X-F1 chromosome 1, UCD10Xv1.1, whole genome shotgun sequence genome:
- the LOC107854033 gene encoding probable phospholipid hydroperoxide glutathione peroxidase yields MMSSMVLSSPLSAPSLYKLRTNSKHSCSPSKAFCIYFSNKNISLESSSKSSFIHGEFTFPSPNFSTFVSKSPSSSIITAQTSPLGEHVIYDFQAKEKRRGLSLSCFSEKVVLIVNVPEQGSVRTESQYELLHYLYDNYKSQGFEIAAFLYNKRETDKAAYGYVQKPPPGGQLKISAARFRVFDKVKLNGRRAHPLFVHLRSKFGLGKAITTEFHKFLVDRNGVPYKSFGLDTPRYVIEEEIKHLLLENAD; encoded by the exons ATGATGAGCTCTATGGTTCTTTCATCACCTTTGAGTGCTCCATCACTTTACAAATTAAGAACAAACTCCAAACACTCTTGTTCACCCTCTAAGGCtttctgtatttatttttcaaacaaaaatatcTCTCTTGAATCCAGCTCAAAATCTTCATTTATCCATGGTGAATTCACTTTTCCTTCACCAAATTTCTCAACATTTGTGTCAAAATCTCCATCTTCTAGTATTATCACTGCCCAAACCTCTCCACTTGGAGAACACGTTATATATGATTTCCAAGCTAAG GAAAAGAGAAGAGGTCTCTCTTTGAGTTGTTTTAGCGAGAAAGTTGTTCTGATTGTCAATGTTCCTGAGCAAGG TTCCGTGCGGACAGAGTCGCAGTACGAATTACTTCATTATCTATATGACAACTATAAATCCCAAG GATTTGAGATAGCTGCATTTCTCTACAACAAGAGAGAAACAGACAAGGCAGCATATGGATATGTACAAAAACCACCACCAGGGGGGCAGCTCAAGATTAGTGCTGCCAGGTTTCGAGTATTCGACAAG GTAAAATTGAATGGTCGAAGGGCACATCCGCTATTTGTACATCTAAGGTCAAAATTTGGTCTAGGAAAAGCCATCACTACTGAATTCCACAAGTTTTTGGTAGATAGAAATGGAGTACCTTACAAAAGCTTCGGATTGGACACCCCACGTTATGTGATtgag GAAGAGATTAAGCATTTACTCTTGGAGAATGCAGATTGA